In Streptomyces sp. DG2A-72, one genomic interval encodes:
- a CDS encoding alpha-ketoacid dehydrogenase subunit beta: protein MAAEKLALAKAINESLRRALESDPKVLIMGEDVGKLGGVFRVTDGLQKDFGESRVIDTPLAESGIVGTAIGLALRGYRPVVEIQFDGFVFPAYDQIVTQLAKMHARALGKVKLPVVVRIPYGGGIGAVEHHSESPEALFAHVAGLKIVSPSNASDAFWMMQQAIQSDDPVIFFEPKRRYWDKGEVNTEAIPGPLHKARVVREGTDLTLAAYGPMVKLCQEVADAAAEEGKNLEVLDLRSVSPLDFDSIQTSVEKTRRLVVVHEAPVFFGSGAEIAARITERCFYHLEAPVLRVGGYHAPYPPARLEEEYLPGLDRVLDAVDRALAY from the coding sequence CCTGGAGTCCGACCCCAAGGTCCTGATCATGGGCGAGGACGTCGGCAAGCTCGGCGGTGTCTTCCGGGTGACGGACGGCCTGCAGAAGGACTTCGGCGAGAGCCGGGTCATCGACACCCCGCTCGCCGAGTCCGGCATCGTCGGCACGGCGATCGGCCTGGCCCTGCGCGGCTACCGCCCGGTCGTGGAGATCCAGTTCGACGGCTTCGTCTTCCCGGCGTACGACCAGATCGTCACCCAGCTCGCCAAGATGCACGCGCGCGCGCTGGGCAAGGTCAAGCTCCCGGTCGTCGTCCGCATCCCGTACGGCGGCGGGATCGGCGCGGTGGAACACCACTCGGAGTCCCCGGAGGCCCTGTTCGCGCATGTGGCGGGCCTGAAGATCGTCAGCCCGTCAAACGCCTCGGATGCGTTCTGGATGATGCAGCAGGCCATCCAGAGCGACGACCCGGTGATCTTCTTCGAGCCCAAGCGGCGGTACTGGGACAAGGGCGAGGTCAACACCGAAGCGATCCCCGGCCCGCTGCACAAGGCGCGCGTGGTGCGCGAGGGCACGGACCTGACGCTTGCCGCGTACGGCCCGATGGTGAAGCTCTGCCAGGAGGTCGCCGACGCGGCCGCCGAGGAGGGCAAGAACCTCGAGGTCCTCGACCTGCGCTCGGTGTCTCCGCTGGACTTCGACTCCATTCAGACGTCGGTCGAGAAGACCCGCCGCCTGGTCGTCGTCCACGAGGCGCCGGTGTTCTTCGGCTCGGGCGCCGAGATCGCCGCCCGGATCACGGAGCGCTGCTTCTACCACCTGGAAGCCCCGGTGCTCAGGGTCGGCGGCTACCACGCCCCGTATCCGCCGGCCCGCCTGGAGGAGGAGTACCTGCCGGGCCTGGACCGGGTGCTCGACGCCGTCGACCGCGCCCTGGCGTACTGA
- a CDS encoding dihydrolipoamide acetyltransferase family protein → MTTMTEASVREFKMPDVGEGLTEAEILKWYVRPGDTVTDGQVVCEVETAKAAVELPIPYDGVVRELHFPEGTTVDVGTSIIAVDVAGGAAPSEAAPVAPTPAEVPKPEGSGRTPVLVGYGVATSSTKRRPRKGPEVPVQAASAAIQTELNGHGAAAPPPAAPAPAAPSSVAPSSVAPQDRPLAKPPVRKLAKDLGVDLATVTPSGPDGIITREDVHAAVAQPKAPEETPSPAPVVTPPSAPTYDTSRETRIPVKGVRKATAAAMVASAFTAPHVTEFVTVDVTRTIKLVEELKQDKEMEGLRVNTLLLIAKALLVAIKRHPEVNASWDEAAQEIVQKHYVNLGIAAATPRGLIVPNIKDAQDKTLPQLAEALGELVSTAREGKTSPAAMQGGTVTITNVGVFGVDTGTPILNPGESAILAVGAIKLQPWVHKGKIKPRQVTTLALSFDHRLVDGELGSKVLADVAAILEQPKRLITWA, encoded by the coding sequence GTGACGACGATGACTGAAGCGTCCGTACGCGAGTTCAAAATGCCAGACGTGGGCGAGGGGCTCACCGAGGCCGAGATCCTCAAGTGGTACGTGCGGCCCGGCGACACGGTGACGGACGGCCAGGTGGTCTGCGAGGTCGAGACGGCCAAGGCCGCGGTCGAGCTCCCCATCCCGTACGACGGCGTGGTCCGCGAACTCCACTTCCCCGAGGGCACGACGGTGGACGTGGGCACGTCGATCATCGCGGTGGACGTGGCGGGCGGGGCAGCACCGTCGGAGGCGGCGCCGGTCGCGCCAACCCCCGCGGAAGTACCCAAGCCGGAGGGCTCGGGCCGCACGCCGGTGCTGGTGGGCTACGGAGTCGCCACATCCTCGACCAAGCGCCGCCCCCGCAAGGGCCCGGAGGTCCCGGTCCAGGCGGCGTCGGCGGCGATCCAGACGGAGCTGAACGGACATGGGGCAGCCGCCCCGCCGCCTGCGGCTCCTGCCCCTGCTGCTCCTTCCTCCGTGGCTCCTTCCTCTGTGGCTCCTCAGGACCGTCCACTGGCGAAGCCGCCGGTGCGCAAGCTGGCGAAGGACCTGGGCGTGGACCTGGCCACGGTCACCCCCTCAGGCCCGGACGGCATCATCACGCGCGAGGACGTCCACGCGGCGGTGGCCCAGCCGAAGGCACCGGAGGAGACGCCCTCGCCCGCTCCGGTGGTCACCCCGCCCTCCGCACCGACATATGACACGTCCCGCGAGACCCGTATCCCCGTCAAGGGCGTCCGCAAGGCGACGGCGGCGGCGATGGTCGCCTCGGCCTTCACGGCGCCGCATGTCACGGAGTTCGTCACGGTCGACGTGACCCGCACGATCAAGCTGGTCGAGGAGCTCAAGCAGGACAAGGAGATGGAGGGCCTGCGGGTCAACACGCTCCTCCTGATCGCCAAGGCCCTGCTGGTCGCGATCAAGCGTCATCCGGAAGTGAACGCGTCCTGGGACGAGGCGGCCCAGGAGATCGTCCAGAAGCACTACGTCAACCTGGGCATCGCCGCGGCCACCCCCCGCGGCCTGATCGTCCCGAACATCAAGGACGCACAGGACAAGACGCTTCCCCAACTGGCCGAGGCGCTTGGCGAGTTGGTGTCGACGGCGAGGGAAGGCAAGACCTCCCCCGCCGCGATGCAGGGCGGCACGGTGACCATCACCAACGTCGGCGTCTTCGGCGTCGACACCGGCACGCCGATCCTCAACCCCGGCGAGTCCGCGATCCTCGCCGTCGGCGCGATCAAACTCCAGCCGTGGGTCCACAAGGGCAAGATCAAGCCGCGCCAGGTGACGACGCTGGCGCTGTCCTTCGATCACCGGCTGGTGGACGGGGAGTTGGGCTCGAAGGTGCTGGCGGATGTGGCGGCGATTCTGGAGCAGCCGAAGAGGTTGATCACCTGGGCGTGA
- a CDS encoding carbon-nitrogen family hydrolase, whose amino-acid sequence MRASLLQIAVNEDESIESRRRRIASLVREQTGAADLVVLPELWTTGAFAYEEFGTEAEPLEGPTYEVMAKAASDAGVWLHAGSIPERDPDGPLYNTSLVFSPSGDLAAAYRKIHRFGFDKGEAVLMGAGEELVTVRLPETTIGVGTCYDLRFPELFRGLVDAGAETFVVPAGWPERRRAHWTLLAQARAVENQAFVLACGTAGTHAGVPQAGHSIVVDPWGEVLAEAGAGEQVLTVEFDPGKVGVTREQFPALKDRVLGLEPPRR is encoded by the coding sequence GTGCGCGCCTCATTGCTCCAGATCGCAGTAAACGAGGACGAATCGATCGAATCGCGCCGACGGCGCATCGCTTCGCTGGTACGGGAGCAGACGGGCGCCGCGGATCTCGTCGTACTGCCGGAGCTGTGGACGACCGGGGCCTTCGCGTACGAGGAGTTCGGCACCGAGGCCGAGCCGCTCGAAGGGCCGACGTACGAGGTGATGGCGAAGGCCGCGAGCGACGCCGGCGTGTGGCTGCACGCGGGCTCGATTCCGGAGCGGGACCCGGATGGGCCGCTCTACAACACGTCTCTCGTCTTCTCTCCCTCCGGTGACCTGGCCGCCGCCTACCGCAAGATCCACCGCTTCGGGTTCGACAAGGGCGAGGCGGTGCTGATGGGCGCGGGCGAGGAACTGGTGACGGTTCGCCTGCCGGAGACGACCATCGGCGTGGGCACCTGCTACGACCTCCGTTTCCCCGAACTCTTCCGCGGTCTCGTCGATGCCGGTGCCGAGACCTTCGTCGTCCCGGCGGGCTGGCCGGAGCGGCGCCGGGCGCACTGGACGCTGCTGGCTCAGGCGCGGGCGGTGGAGAACCAGGCGTTCGTGCTCGCCTGTGGAACGGCCGGGACCCACGCCGGGGTTCCGCAGGCCGGTCACTCGATCGTGGTCGATCCGTGGGGGGAAGTCCTCGCGGAGGCGGGTGCCGGGGAGCAGGTCCTCACGGTGGAGTTCGACCCGGGGAAGGTGGGCGTGACCCGCGAACAGTTCCCGGCACTGAAGGACCGCGTACTGGGGCTGGAGCCGCCGCGTAGGTGA